From Nerophis lumbriciformis linkage group LG39, RoL_Nlum_v2.1, whole genome shotgun sequence, one genomic window encodes:
- the arl3b gene encoding ADP-ribosylation factor-like protein 3, whose translation MGLLSILRKLKSTPDQEVRILLLGLDNGGKTTLLKQLASEDISHITPTQGFNIKSVQSQGFKLNVWDIGGQRKIRPYWRNYFENTDVLIYVIDSADRKRFEETGQELAELLDEQKLSGVPVLIFANKQDLLTAAPASEIAEGLNLHTIRDRIWQIQSCSALTSEGIQEGMNWVCKSVNSKKK comes from the exons ATG GGATTGCTGTCAATCCTCCGTAAACTGAAGAGCACACCGGACCAGGAGGTGCGGATACTGCTGCTGGGGCTGGACAACGGTGGCAAGACCACACTGCTCAAGCAGCTGGCCTCCGAGGACATCAGCCACATCACCCCCACTCAG GGATTCAACATCAAGAGTGTCCAGTCTCAGGGTTTCAAGCTCAACGTTTGGGACATCGGAGGTCAGAGGAAGATCAGACCGTATTGGAGGAACTATTTTGAAAACACTGACGTGCTC ATTTACGTGATTGACAGCGCTGACAGGAAGAGGTTTGAGGAGACGGGTCAG GAGCTGGCCGAGTTATTGGACGAGCAGAAGCTGAGCGGCGTCCCCGTGCTCATCTTCGCCAACAAACAAGACCTGCTGACGGCCGCCCCGGCCTCCGAGATCGCCGAGGGCCTCAACCTTCACACCATCCGCGACCGCATCTGGCAGATCCAGTCCTGCTCCGCCCTCACCAGCGAAGGCATCCAG GAGGGCATGAACTGGGTGTGCAAGAGCGTCAACTCCAAGaaaaaatag